The genomic segment CTTCTCCCAGCTGCTGGGCCTGGCCGTGGTGGCCATGACTGGCACCTGGCTCGGTGTGTACCGAGGAGGCATCGCCTGGGAGAGCGCCCTGCAGTTCAACGTGCATCCTCTCTGCATGGTCATAGGCCTGGTCTTCTTGCAGGGAGATGGTGAGTCCCTGGGCGATGCCACCTGAGAGGAGATGTGCAGGGACCCTTTCAAACCTGAATCTGCCCAGTAAGAGAAGGAAGCTGGCCTGGACCTTGGGGACACTGGGAATCCAGATCCAGGGCCCCACGGCTGGTGGGTGGCAACTCCTTTCTGACTTATCCCAGAGCTTTCACCTCGTGCTTCAACAAGGAGCATCCGAAGGTGTGTGTGCTGCACACAGAGGCCCAGGGGCTGGGCTGTGAGCAAAGCCCATCTTCTGCAGAGGCGGCTTGAAATTGAGGGAGAGAAAGTGAGCGTGAGTGTGAGCGTGAGggtacgtgcgtgtgtgtgtgtgtagacgcTGGACTTGGAGGAGCTAGAGCTCCTCTCTCTGGGGTAGGATTCAGGCCGTGGCTGGCCCCCACCCTGCCTCAAGGCCAGGGGGCCTTGGCCTTCTCCTTTTGGTAACAAGCAAGCTGGATCTATGCATTCTTCCTAGATGTGGTCCTGGTGACAGCCACCTCCTCAGCAGCACACTCCTGAGAGGCATTCCGCAGGACCCCTGGCCCTGACTGCTTCAGCCCGAAGAGGGGGAGTTAGCTTGGGGCTGCAAAGTTCTTTGAGAACCTGGGGTTTCCCAACCAGGGAGCCTGCTGGCTAAGAGTAGTGAAAGGCTGATCTGGCTTCAGTGCTATACAACCTGAGGACCATCATAGCTAAGAGGTGAACTCAGAAGCCTGGTGGCACCTTGATGTGACTGCACGATGAGCCTAAAACAAAGCCTGGGATACAGGACAGCTAAGAAGGGGGTGGGCGGTGCGGGGGCATACGGATCCTTGtttcctcccccacttcctgtGGCTGGGGTACCTGGACAAGCCCTCCCCTCTCCAGCCGGGGGTGTCTCCTCGCTGCCCTGGCAGGAAGGCCTCGTGCTCGGCTTAGCGCCCTGACATTCCCTTTCTCACGGCCCACCAGCCCTGCTGGTTTACCGCGTCTTCAGGAATGAGGCCAAACGCACCACCAAAGTTCTGCACGGGCTGCTGCACGTCTTCGCCTTCGTCATCGCCCTGGTGGGTGAGTTCCAGGCACGGGCccgccctccttcccccacctctgctGACTTGGGGAAGGAGCTGCTTTACTGTCcagtcccccctccccacccctcctcccccttccgggcagggacactggtgctggcagcTACCGAGCTGGGACTGGAGCCCAGAAGTCCCGGCGGGTCGGGTTTCCCTTGGGTCACCGCACCCCCTCCGTCGCCATCAGCCCAGTCCTCACGCGACCCCCTCCGGCTAGGCCTGGTGGCGGTGTTCGACTACCACAGGAAGGAAGGCTACGCCGACCTGTACAGCCTGCACAGCTGGTGTGGCATTCTGGTCTTCGTCCTCTTCTTTGTGCAGGTGAGTCCTTGCGGCTCCACGGCGCTGGGGAGAGGCGGGGAGCAGGGCCCAAACAGGGCCGGGGCCAGGTGTGCGCACAGGCGAAAGGCGCTCCAGCCCGCCGAGCGCTGCCTCCGACCGGCGTCCTTCCGGCGCCCTTCCGGCCGACAGGCACGTGGATTTGGTCCCAGGCCCCGCCTCGGGGCGCACAGTGTGGGGCTGAGACCGGCCTAGAGCGCCGGCCCACGTTCCCCACGTGCTCAGCGTTCCCGCTGCGTCTCCGGACCGTAGGCCACCGCGCGGGGGTGGCGGGGCCTTTGGTCCTCGCGGGCGGCGGCCCACCTGGGGCGTCCTCGGGCTCCAGTCTCCAGCGCAGCTCAGCCTCCGGCAGCACCTCGCCTTTCCTCCcagtggctcatgggctttagcTTCTTCCTGTTCCCCGGCGCGTCGTTTTCTCTGCGGAGCCGCTACCGGCCGCAGCACGTCTTCCTTGGCGGCGCCATCTTCCTCCTCTCGGTGGGCACCGCCCTGCTGGGCCTGAAGGAGGCGCTGCTGTTCAAGCTCGGGTGAGCGCCCCCTCCCGGCGGCTCTGTGTGGGGCCGCCGAACAGCGGCTTTTCtcccagtgggggtgggggtggggggccggggTTGGGCTTGGGATCGCATTGCATCTTGTGGGCCGGGGCGAATGGCACTCGGCCTAACGGCGACGCCTCGGGTGGCCTCGCCCTCCGCCCCAATCCCGCAGGACCAAGTACAGCAAGTTCGAGCCCGAGGGCGTCCTGGCCAACGTGCTGGGCCTGCTGCTGGCCGCCTTCGGCGCGGTCGTGCTCTACATCCTGACCCGCGCCGACTGGAAGCGGCCCCTCCAGGCGGAAGAGCAAGCGCTCTCCATGGACTTCAAGACGCTGACGGAGGGCGACAGCCCCAGCTCCCAGTGACGCGCGCCCCGTGCCATCCCGTCCTGTCCCCCGAGGCGGTGTCCGCCGTTTCGGGGCCCCGACAGGTGTCTGTCCCGCACCCGCCGAGGCTCCGGGGgtggggagcgggggtggggcagCCCTCCTCCCTGAGCGCTGATTTCCGGGGTTCAGGCCCCCTCCGCTTTCCCCTCctcgctgctgctgccgccgccgctgccgtcGTGTTAGTCCTGCACAGACCCCCGCCCCCCTTGCCTCTGCCACCCCCTCAGATGGAGCAGCTTTGGGTAGGGTTCTGGGCGGCTGGGCCTGGTCGCAGAAGCACAGATCCTtaaaggggttggggagggggaggcggctCCCCGCTCGGGGCAGCGGGGGCCTGGGCTGTGTCCGCGGAGAAGGCGGGGCTCAGCGCCGGGCCCGGCGAGGCCAAGACTTGCTTTGTGTAACGCCGAACTCCAACCAGGAGTCTTGCGGGCCCAGCCTTTGGCAGCGGAGCAAGTGATATTATGTGTAAAATATGCTGGTGTCAGGGCAGGGTTccccaggagaggggagggactgGCCCTTGGGAAGCTCTGGACGCGTGGCTTGGGCCCAGCTGCGCTCTGCAGCCTTCTCTTTCTTTAACCCCTTAGCCCCAGGGCGGCTTTCTTTGCCTTTGGGGCCCAGCAGCCCGAAGAAGAGACAGGAGGTGGGCCTCGGCGGGCGCTGCGGGCCCGTATGGCGCCTGCAGGGGCTCCCCTCCCCGCGGGGGCCGGCCTCGCGAGCCAGCTGCCCACCCTCGGAGCTCACTCAGGCGCTGCTCTGACAAGAGGCCCAGGACACAAGCCtttttgctttaaacaaaaaGCTGCCGCTGTTGCCCCCTTTCCCTTTCCATAGCGGGGGTAGGGGCTGCCTAATCAGGAGGAAAGCCTCATCCTCTCCTACCTGGGGCCCATCTTTGCAGGAAGTTGGGACCAAGTCAGAATCGGATTAATTCCCCCAACCCCATGAGTGTATAATGCTGTTAGCTGAGTCACCGTTTGGCTTCTGTCTAGAAATAACGTGATTACAGCATCGAtcttgtgcttcttggacttggtgCATGCTCTCTCCTTGTTTTCCTCGTTTTCTGGGCTTTGAGGAGCATGACACTGTTTGAGACAAGACACAGTTTACTTAAATGAAGACATTAATAGAATTTCCAAATCtgactactatttttttttttaacggctgCCTTTCTCACACCTAAATGCTGCCTTCGAGAAAGGGAGCTTGTCTCCCCTATTGCCCAGATTTCTAAAACAGCTTTTGTGGTGGGTCCTGCCTCAGGCGATGCTGCTTCTCAGAGCAGGTGGCTGTGTTGGGCGCCTTACCAGCAGGGCTCCCTGCTCCCTTCCGTGGGCATTCCGGGCTCTGCTACAGCCCCAGCACCAGGGTGTCTCCGCACCCTCTTTATATCATACGCTCCGCAAGGGCACGAGCTCCGGCAACTCTTTGATCACCTGGTATGGTCATTGTTTACACGTGGGAAAACTCCACCTTAGACAAACTACAAGAGTACAGTTGTGTATCTCCGTTGCCagaaaggcacagagagaaaTGGAACCTTGGACTTGCAAGAAAAGTCTATAAACTGGCCTGTTTGCCAAAGCGTATGCTGGACGATTCATGAGCCAAAaagcctcccccccacccccaagctgtTCTGtggtggtttattttattttgcctgtgGCCAGTCTTCTATGAAGTACAATGTAGTGTTGGTACAACAGATGATTCAATAAATGTCTACAGCAGGTCTCTTGTCTGTTATCTTCATTTACTGTGGCAATAAAAGGAGCCAGTGCTTTTAGCAGATGCATGAAGTTAGTCTACTAGGGTTGAAAGAATTTGCATATCCCCAGGCTGGGCACAGAAGGTAAAGTGATTAATGATATTTATGATGACACAGGCTCTGAAACAGCCCAGTGGCTGTCCTGACTCTGGACCCAGCGAGGGAGGCTCTTCCACACGGTTAGAGAGATTCTCTTCTCAACCCAGACAGAGTGGTCTGGAGGGTGGAGCCGTAAGAGCCTGACAAGGGCCTTGGCAAGAAGTCTCCCCGGTAGTCAATtaacctttttccctttaaaaacgtGTCTCTTCATTCCTTAAGAAGAGGAGCAAAGTTTTGAGAACAAGCTGAGATTCCACTCAGGTCAATTCCTGAGGCTCAGGCAGATGTGTTTACAGTAACGCTGGGTGCGACTCAGATCCCACCGGGATCTACCGTGTGCTCCTGAAAAGCACTGTCACTCGGCTGAAAAACTTACTAAGGGCTCACTATTGAAAGGGGCCGTGGATTCGCACTTCCTAGCATGCACTTTAGTTTCCGTATGGAATCTGGTCTCTGGCGTGTCTCAGCCAGAGCTTGAGAGGTCTTTGCTTGATGCATCTGTAGAGTCTCCTGATCAAGGCGTCTACGTGGACCTTCATTTGCTTTAAAGGCCTGCAAAGCATGGCCTGGTTCATGTCACGAGGTGATCTCTCGGTCAGGGTCAGGGCTG from the Delphinus delphis chromosome 19, mDelDel1.2, whole genome shotgun sequence genome contains:
- the CYB561 gene encoding transmembrane ascorbate-dependent reductase CYB561 isoform X1; translated protein: MDSPARPAPAPAALLYYVAFSQLLGLAVVAMTGTWLGVYRGGIAWESALQFNVHPLCMVIGLVFLQGDALLVYRVFRNEAKRTTKVLHGLLHVFAFVIALVGLVAVFDYHRKEGYADLYSLHSWCGILVFVLFFVQDQVQQVRARGRPGQRAGPAAGRLRRGRALHPDPRRLEAAPPGGRASALHGLQDADGGRQPQLPVTRAPCHPVLSPEAVSAVSGPRQVSVPHPPRLRGWGAGVGQPSSLSADFRGSGPLRFPLLAAAAAAAAVVLVLHRPPPPLPLPPPQMEQLWVGFWAAGPGRRSTDP
- the CYB561 gene encoding transmembrane ascorbate-dependent reductase CYB561 isoform X2, with product MDSPARPAPAPAALLYYVAFSQLLGLAVVAMTGTWLGVYRGGIAWESALQFNVHPLCMVIGLVFLQGDALLVYRVFRNEAKRTTKVLHGLLHVFAFVIALVGLVAVFDYHRKEGYADLYSLHSWCGILVFVLFFVQWLMGFSFFLFPGASFSLRSRYRPQHVFLGGAIFLLSVGTALLGLKEALLFKLGTKYSKFEPEGVLANVLGLLLAAFGAVVLYILTRADWKRPLQAEEQALSMDFKTLTEGDSPSSQ